One window of the Cryptomeria japonica chromosome 7, Sugi_1.0, whole genome shotgun sequence genome contains the following:
- the LOC131069341 gene encoding uncharacterized protein LOC131069341, translating into MTFINRIRMMIPQMLSRLWSYFVFLTSKKARLTGQSPDGREAALLNYVLSKAEEGNAEAVLAAIDDYTQSVWMMNIGKHKGSILESAVQRCEPKLALELGTYCGYSAIRIASKMSKPDSKLISLEINPNNCNVAKAIINHAGLASKVDVMEGTLSDRLEDLCDILDDEGVPHFDFLLMDHSKQCYLSDFLLLKERGMIGKGSIIVSNNVGSDFSNYLRTSSDELESEEHRCGSEYMSLLPSIITVSTFKADLPMFVRT; encoded by the exons ATGACCTTCATCAATAGGATTAGAATGATGATTCCACAGATGCTATCAAGGCTATGGTCATACTTTGTGTTTCTGACCAGCAAGAAGGCAAGGCTCACAGGGCAGTCCCCTGATGGCAGGGAAGCAGCCCTGCTTAACTATGTTCTTAGCAAGGCAGAGGAAGGAAATGCAGAGGCTGTCTTGGCTGCCATTGATGATTACACTCAGAGTGTTTGGATGATGAACATTGGCAAGCACAAGGGCTCTATTCTGGAATCTGCAGTGCAGAGATGTGAACCCAAATTGGCTTTAGAGCTTGGAACTTATTGTGGGTATTCAGCCATTAGAATTGCTTCCAAGATGTCAAAGCCTGACAGCAAGCTGATCTCTTTAGAGATAAACCCAAATAATTGCAATGTTGCCAAAGCCATTATAAATCATGCAG GACTTGCATCAAAGGTGGATGTCATGGAAGGGACACTAAGTGACAGATTGGAGGACTTGTGTGATATCCTAGATGATGAAGGGGTTCCAcactttgattttttattaatgGATCACTCCAAGCAGTGTTACTTGTCAGATTTCCTGTTGCTTAAGGAGAGGGGAATGATTGGGAAAGGAAGTATCATTGTGTCCAACAATGTGGGTTCAGATTTCTCCAACTATCTGAGAACTAGCAGTGATGAATTGGAGAGTGAAGAGCACAGGTGTGGTTCAGAGTACATGAGTCTGCTTCCATCTATTATCACTGTTTCAACTTTCAAGGCAGATCTCCCCATGTTCGTTAGGACATAA